The genomic segment agctcttcttgttgtattgatccctttaccattgtgtataatgcctttctttgtcttttttgatctctgttggtttaaattctgttttatcagagactagaattgcaaccccttctttttttttccatttgcttggtaaatatttctctgtccctttgttttgagcctatgtgtgtccttgcacatgagatgggtctcctgaatacagcacaccgatgggtctcgacactttattcaatttgccggtctctgtcttttaattgggacatttagcccatttacatttaaggttaatattttttatgtgtgaatttgatccatTCATCATGATGCTAGTTGGTTACTTTgaacattagttgatgcagtttcttcatagtgtctttGGCCTTTATATTATATTgtgtttttgcagtagctggtactagtttttcctttccgtgtttagtgcttccttcaggaactcttgtaaggcaggcctggtggtgacataatccctcagcatttgcttgtctgtaaagattttatttctccttcacttatgaagcttactttggctgTATgcgaaattctgagttgaaattttttttctttctttttattattactattactattatgctttaagttctagggtacatgtgcataatgtgcaggtttgttacatatgtatacttgtgccatgttggtgtgctgcacccatcaactcgtcagcacccatcaactcgtcatttacatcaggtataactcccaatgcaatcccttccccctcccccctccccatgataggccctggtgtgtgatgttccccttcctgagaaAAAAcggttgaatattggcccccactctcttctggcttgtgggttttctgcagagagatccactgttagtctgatgggcttctctttgtaggtaacccaacctttctctctggctccccttaacattttttctttcatttcaaccttggataatctgatgattatatgtcttggggttgcccTTCTTGAGCAGTATCTtagtggtattctctgtatttcataAATTTGGATGTTGACCTGTCTTGCtgggttggggaaattctcctggataatattttgaagtgtgttttccaacttggttccattctccatgttactttcaggtacaccacTCAATCATaggtttgttcttttcacatagtcccatatttcttggagattttttccttccttttccctcttttttctctaatattgtcTTCACACCTTAGTTtagtaagttgatcttcaatctctgatatcctttcttctgcttgatcaatttggctattgatacttgtgtatgcttcatgaagttctcatgctgtgtttttcagctccatcaggtcacttatgtttttctctaaacttctagttagcagttcctgtaatcTTTTGTCAATGTTCTTAGCTTCATTGCAttaggttagaacatgctcctttagctcagtggagCCTGTTGTTACTCACCGTCGgaagcctacttctgttaattcatcaaactcattctctgcccagttttgtgcccttgctggagaggagttgcgaTCATTTGGAGAAAAGGCATTCTTCTCCGGAAGgatgtttttggaattttcagcatttttgtgctggtttttcctcatcttcatggatttatctacctttgatctttgaggttgaTGACCTTTGGGTGGGATTTTGTGTGggggtcctttttgttgatgttgatgttattgctttctatTTAATAGTTTTTCTTCTACCAGTcgggcccctcttctgcaggtctgctgcagtttgctggaggtccactccagaccctatttgcctgagtatcaccagtggaggctgcagaacagcaactATTactgcctgcttcttcctctggaagcttcatcccaaaGGGGCACCAGCCCagtgccagctggagctctcctctATGAGAtgtctgtcaacccctgttgGGAAGTCTCTCTCAGTCAGTAGGCACTGGGGTCAGGGATTCACTTgcggaggcagtctgtccctcagcagagcttgagtgctgtgctgggagaaacCTCCTTGTCaggatccactgctctcttcagagccggcaggcaggaatgtttaagtccaatgaagctgtgcccacagccgccccttTCCCCGGGTACTCTGTACCAGGAAGataggagttttatctataagcccttgactgggactgctgcctttctttcagagatgccctccccagtgaggaggaatctaaagaagcagtctggccacagccactTTGCCATGCGGTGCTGAGTTCCACCCAGTCCAAACTTCCAGGCctccttagcactgtcaggggaaaactgcctactcaagcctcagtaatggtggatgcccctgcCCAAACAAGCTCGATCATCcaaggtcaacttcagactgccgtgctggcagtgagaatttttTAAGCCAGTgattcttagcttgctgggctccatgggagtgggactggCTGAGTGAGACCACTTGGCTTCAGCTGCCTTTCCATGGGAGTGAACAGCTCTGTCTGTTGATGTtacaggtgccactggggtatgaaaaaaaactcctgcagctggCTCAGTAtctgcccaaacagccacccagttttgtgcttgaaacccaggtccctggtggtgtaggcatgtggggaatctcctggtctgcagattgcaaaaactgtgggaaaagtgtagtatctagGCTGaatagcacagtccctcacagcttcccttggctggtGAAGCTCCTTGCACTTCCCgagtgaggcgatgccccaccatGCTTCTGcctgccctctatgggctgcacCTGCTTCCTAACCATGTGCCAaactggtacctcagttggaaatacagaaatcaccggccttctgcattggtctcactgggagctgcagagcaGAATTCTTCCTATTGGGCCATCTTGCCAGATTCGCCACCAAGTGCCAATTTCGCGCTTTCATTTCAGAGGATGACACCCCCAGCCATCTGCTTGTTCAATCCAGGAACTAGATCAGCACAGTGAACTCGTTTAGGCCacaaagtgaaatgtaaaacccAATATTACCATTGCAAGTCTGAGTaactttagacaaattatttaatctctctgaaacttactttaaaattttttacttgtAATATGCGCATAATATGTCTCTTTCATtgtgtgtgggtttgtgtgtatttggtgtgtgtgggtgtgtgaacTGGGTGATATAATGATTGCTGAATGGTTATTTTATAATAAGCATTTAATATATGTTGGTTACAACTACAATCCCTAATTTATCCTTCTTCGTCACTTTATACCAAAATTGTGACATTATATATTCTAACATCTCTCAAATGCCTCCATTTTTATCCAACCAAATTGTCACCACTTGTCTGCAGTATATGCGTAACATGATGTTATAATGCATGTATATATTGCGGAATGATTACAGCAGACTAAATAGTATGTCTGCCaccacctcacatacttattactttgtggggaaaatatttaaaatccactCCATTAGAATTTTGGAATATACAATACAttttaactgtagtcaccatgctgtgcaataaatcactagaacttattcctcctgtgtaactgaaactttgtaccctttgaccagtCCACCCCTGTCCACCCCTACctcaacctctggtaaccaccattctactctctacctctacAGATTTgacctttttagattccacatataagggagattatgcagtatttgtctttcggtgcctggcttatttcactcacaTATTGTCCTCCACGTTCATAAATGTcagaaatgacaggattttctttttttaaaggctgcatagtattccaccaGGTATAtataacctattttctttattcattcatctactgatgaagatttaggttgtttccatggCTACTGCGAATAATGCTGCAAAGaccatgggagtgcagatacctctttaagatactgatttcaattcctttgtatatatatccagaagtggaattgctggatcacatagtagttgcatttttagttttttgaagaagctgcactgttttccaaaatggctctattaatttacatttccattaaCACTGTGCcagttcccttttttccacagtCTTGCCTTAAAATATATTTGGTGAATAAAATGAGTAGAAGGGTTAATTCCTCCTCAGAAGTGGAAGGAAAGGTTAAAATAGATGAAAGGGAAGATAGAGATTTAGAATAGAGAAAAAGATGGATTTGAGAATACAATTTGAGAGTTCTTCTGTAGATGGAATGAAAATTGTACTAGTGAATttatttgattgtggtaatgTGAAATACTATATTGTGTGAATTTTTTCAACTTATCCTCTCCCTTCATTAAAAACATCCACAGTAGTTCACAAGGAAAGAAGacagcaattacaacaaaagcacaATTAAGCCATCTTTCAAACTTGACATTGAAATGCATATTTGTATATCGGTGAGGGCAATCAATAAAGTATATAGTTTGAATGAATATACAAcaattatcttcatttaaaaatttttattatattttatttatctaagtTTTTATAATTTGCTTCAAACATCAAACTACAGATTAATTTTTCTCACTTGAATTAGACCTTGAGGATTTTAAATTAAGGGATTCTCCCTacaactgttttaattttattaaacatttttattaaccaATTTAAATTCAACTCTAGAACAGTATCTTTTAATAACACAAGCATGAACATTTAAATTAATCTATAGCTGGTCCAGGAAATAAACAACTACACTAGAAATTGATTGTTCAAATaaacatattcaaataaaaaccagaTATTTAGAAACAATTGGATTTAACCATCAAAACACTGCAAGCATAGCACATTGCCATTAACAGTCAGAAACAAAAGTAATAACAATTTGTAACCAGTTAAAATAATTCAGTTGTATAAACCTAGGTTATATTCAAAACAAAAGAAGCGTTTTTTAAGAGCATTATGTTGTCATAAGttaatgtaaattaaatttttagcCACTCAATTGAAAGTATATTAGCTTTGGGAGTGATAAAGCTACCTTTTTTTTACCTGCTAGCTCATAACATCTGCCAGACATTTATCTCGCTGAGACTCGGTGTTCTCATTCAGAGAATGGGAATGATAAATATTACTTATCTTAAAGGATTTATGTAAAGACTAAACGAGATGTTGTGTGGGAAGTGCTCAGAGATTATCAGCGTCCTTCTATATGAAGCACGTAACAATGATTTGTTGAAACAGACACTAATTCCTGCGCCTGCCAAATAGTTCTTGAATTTTCTAGATTGATGATCTATAGCAATAGGTTTCTAATTCATTAGGATGAGTCTCttggaaattttattaaaatacagataacCTTACTCCAAATTCAGGGAATCTAATTCAATATGCTTCTTATTGAAATTTATCATATCAAAAATTaaccaataaaataatataaatattcattaataagGGTGGGATATAGAAAAACTTTGCTGTATTCACACAAGTACTTGAATACAACTCAAAGATCACGTTTTAGCATAATACTTGTTGCCatgggaaatgaaggaaaaatcagGTTAAAATAGGTACTTTTGATCCTCCATTCAACATTTCTGTATGAAAAATGGATCCGAAGAACATACACCAAATCATTAACAGAGGTTTTGTCTGGTGACTACTaaagatttttaatgttttaaattttcttttctatatttttcccaaatattctaaaacaaatatattaattttaatcagaaaagaatataaaacaaaatttatatgaaCGTGAAGTATGAAAAAGGGGAGCAGGGATGGCTTCAAAGAAGCAAATGAATATCAGAGATTCTTCTATAAACTGCATTCTATAGCACAAGTTCACACATCCCCAAGAAAATGCTGGTAAGCATGACCCAGCCATTATTAACAGAACTCTAGGACAAATGGTGTCCTTTTGTACTCTAATTTAAAACTTCCAGTGTTGTATATTTTACAAAGATTTGATCTGCAGGTGAAACATTGAATGTATTTATATCTGTGTTGCATGGTAGGTAGGAGCTATGGTTTGCAAAAGAATGCTGCTTCTCTGGTTTGATATAAATGGTGATTACTTTTATTTGTAACagttttttccccttatttttcAGGTCACTGCTGTTGCAACATatgattcatttttataatctGGTCTTCGCCCAATTCCCGAAAGGAAACCAGGCAACATCATGGAAAGAAAGAATCAAACAGCTCTAACTGAATTCATCATCTTGGGATTCTCCAACCCAAATGAATTGCAGTTTTTACTATTCACCGTCTTCTTTCTGACTTATTTCTGTACTTTGGGAGGAAATATATTAATTATCTTGATAACTGTGACTGATCCACACCTGCATACACCTATGTATTACTTTCTAGGGAACTTGGCCTTTATTGACATCTGCTACACCACCAGCAATGTCCCCCAGATGATGGTGCACctcctctcaaagaaaaaaagcatttcttaTGTAGGGTGTGTGGTTCAactttttgcatttgttttctctgTGGGATCAGAGTCTCTCCTACTGGCAGCAATGGCATATGATCGTTACATTGCAATCTGCAATCCTTTAAGGTATTCAGTTATTATGAACAAAGTTGTATACAATCAATTAGCAGCCTCATGCTGGGCTGCTGGTTTTCTTAACTCATTGGTGCATACAGTGTTGACATTTCACCTGCCCTTCTGTGGCAACAATCAGATTAACTACTTCTTCTGTGACATCCCACCTTTGCTGCTCTTGTCTTGTGGAAACACTTCTGTCAATGAGTTGGCACTGCTATCCATTGGGGTCTTCATTGGTTGGACTCCTTTCCTTTGTATCGTACTTTCCTACATTTGCATAATCTCCACCATCTTCAGGATCCACTCCTCAGAGGGAAGACGAAAAGCCTTTTCTACGTGTGCCTCCCACCTGGCCattgtctttctcttttatgGCAGTGCCATCTTTACGTACGTACGGCCCATCTCAACTTACTCATTAAAGAAAGATAGATTGATTTCAGTTTTGTACAGTGTTGTTACCCCCATGCTAAACCCTATAATTTACACATTGAAGAATAAGGACATCAAAGAAGCTGTCAAAACCATAGGGAGCAAGTGGCAGCCACCAATTTCCTCTTTGGATAGTAAACTCACTTATTGAACCTCACAGGTTCAATAATCTTGTACTACAAAATTAACTTTTTCGCCAGTCACCTGTTTTTAGTGAAAGTTTACAAGATAATTGCAATGTTGGGACAGATATTGAAGAGTTGGCACACTTCAGTCTAAGTGTACTTATTCTTGAGCTTTACTTAGTTCTATGAGAGATATCAATGTTGCTCTctttaaatattatctttttatttatttttccattcctgaatctCGCATTCAAAGATAGTGCCCCTCTTTCATGAGGTATTTGTTTAGTGGACTTCATCACTTGAAAATTTCCCTCCTTTTTCATATTGCTTTCTGtatattaaataatgtaaaatatttttcttcacattCCTCATATGTTTgtcatatttttctgttcttaCTACTTA from the Macaca mulatta isolate MMU2019108-1 chromosome 4, T2T-MMU8v2.0, whole genome shotgun sequence genome contains:
- the OR5V1 gene encoding olfactory receptor 5V1 (The RefSeq protein has 9 substitutions compared to this genomic sequence), with translation MERKNQTALTEFIILGFSNPNELQFLLFTICFLTYFCTLGGNILIILITVTDPHLHTPMYYFLGNLAFIDICYTTSNVPQMMVHLLSKKKSISYAGCVVQLFAFVFSVGSECLLLAAMAYDRYIAICNPLRYSVIMNKVVYNQLAASCWAAGFLNSVVHTVLTFRLPFCGNNQINYFFCDIPPLLLLSCGNTSVNELALLSIGVFIGWTPLLCIILSYICIISTILRIHSSEGRRKAFSTCASHLAIVFLFYGSAIFTYVRPISTYSLKKDRLISVLYSVVTPMLNPIIYTLKNKDIKEAVKTIGSKWQPPISSLDSKLTY